The Arachis hypogaea cultivar Tifrunner chromosome 14, arahy.Tifrunner.gnm2.J5K5, whole genome shotgun sequence DNA window TCTCTCCTTTAAAAAGAAAGATTTGCATCTTCAAAACAGTTTTTCTCCTATGGGATTCCTTCATCATCACTATCAACACCTCCAATCCACATTGTTGTAATTTGAGAATCTGCAAAAAGAATAATAAAGGACCTCGTAATACTCTTTCCACTTGTATCAGTCAAATTTGGATACTCGTATTTAGTATTTACACACAATTTATGACTTTTTTCCATTTTTGAGCTCACCACTCGTCTGTTTTCTACTCTTATATTGTTTTAAACGATTTTCGCTTtagaaatcaagagaaaaaagGAGACAGAACTAAACTAATCTTAATGATAAAAACTTTCAACTTGATAAGAAAAACAAATATTATGTAATAAATGACACGATAAGAAAAGACGCTTTCCTAGAATTTTAAGACACTAGAACAATCCCAATTTCAATAGATACCCATGAGTCCACAATCCAAGTTAGGAATTTTGGATTCGTATCTCCCAACTTAAAGGGGCATACTACAATAATAGTTAGTAAGACTGTTTTTGGGTTGGGTGAAAATTATGTTCTTCTTGATCCAAATCGAACACTAAATATTGATCAGGACTATTTTTAAACACTTATCTGAGATCTGATGAAACCTTATTATTTTCGAGTGACAATAAAACCGAGTTCAGATGGATGAAAATCAAGTATAAATAAAACCTAAGAACAAATTGGAAAATAGATATAGAGTATGAATTTTTAACTTTAACTCATCGCGTTCGAAAAGACAAACATACCCATGTTACCCTAAAGTTGGTTAAATTTACCCTGCTAGTTACACATACTtcccattcattcattcattcacttaTCTGATACCTGTTGGTTAATAGGACAAATAACTGACTCACATGTCTACATTTTTTTTAAGTTGGCTTTCTACTGAATGCATTTCTCAGTAGGAACAACAATTTGCTTGGATTTTACACTGTTTAAAGAACTTTCTTCCCTACTGCATGCCTATACTAAGGGCCTTACTATTGAAGTGTATAATGCCAACAGAGAATGGACTTGGTTTACTAGCTCACGTGAATGCCCAACCATGAGTTCAAAGTTACAAAAGTATTGGAATGATAAGTAGGACAACCATGTACATGAATATATAGATTTCATTCATggattataaatttaaaacaaataattcAACTAAGATCCTGCATATCATAAAGCAGTTTAGGAATAACGCGAGCTTTGTGCCTCCATCATTCATTGCTTGCTGTATCCTGCTGAGTAGAGTTACTAGAAACTCGTGGCTGTGAATTATTGTTGAGGATGAAACCTTTGTAACCTGCATTCTTTAAGGATGACATTAAATCATGAACACCATCATCTAGCGCATGCTGCAGCATCTGATGGGGAAACAGCTGTTGCTGTTCAGAAACTTTCATGGCTGACGTTGCAGCAAGATTGATCTACAAAGAAATTGTAAGAAGGCATAAGTTAAATGGTGCATTTCACCCTACCAGTGAACAGGATGGGGACCATGATAGTTGTCATTCATGTAATAATTAGTTGACCAAACCAGAAATGTGTTTGACAATGCACACCAAACAAGCACAAAATAACTAATCATCATAAGCTACAAAAATGTAACGAGTTGCAAACAGCCTACTCAACATCTTCCACTGATTGAGTTTTCATGTTACTCAAACACTTTATGGAGTACTGTCAGTAATGAAAGAAACTATTAAGTATAGCTTTCTAATTGTAAAGTGAAAGGTAACTGAATATATAAAAACCCTATGATAGAGCCTTTGCTATAAAACAACATATGTTGATAGATCAAGTTCTCTTATTCAAATTTCTTATTAAAATTCAAAGACACGGGATCATCTAAAACGATAAATCCTGTATGACAAGTAATACACATAAAAATAGGGAAAAGGATCCCCTCTTCTTGTAAATATTTCAGCTTAAATTACGAATGTTAAATGAGATAACAATAGTGAAACAAAGAAAATGTGGTACATGTCAAAATGGGTCagctaaaaaaataaagtatgaaACAAACCAACAGCCAAAGAAGGAAATTCAATGAAATAATGAAGTAAATTCAAGTCCAAATCAATGTAAGTCACTGATAAAATTGTAATTGTACCGATTGGGAGACTTTCTGCACCAAAGCTTTGACAAGTGGGAATACACAAAACCTTTTTGACAGATCAAGCAAAAATAATCAGCATAGAATTTCTCTGCACAACTTCAAATAAGCACATTAAGCCAAAGATAACATGATGCATATAAAGTGATATTATTATATGGTGGCATTTCATCTGTATCCTACCTTAATTTGTTCATTCAGTTCAAAGTAGAGTGAGTTAAAAGAAAAGGGAAGCATCTTACATTCCTCGGCCACCGTCAAGTGCTTCCTCCGATGGGTCTTTCCATTCATCAATTCTGTCAGACAGAAATCAATATTACTAATTGTATAATACAGCATGAGACAATATGTTGTGCGTGTGTaacaatgagagagagagagagagacagaagaGATTACACCCATCCATAGCGGCGATCAAACAGAAGCCTCGTAGAAAATGGTTTAGTGTTTGGAACATTGATTCTGGAACTTGTGGATTCCATCTAGCTCACTGGATCTAAAGGACAAAAATTTGCCTAAATGAGACGAATATATTTGTTTTAGACCCAAAACATATGAAACAACACAGCCAGAAGCCGTAGCAGCAACTATATGCTCTACCATTTTGCACAACAGAAACAAATAGAAAATGTCACATGTCAGATTCAGACCTATACTAATATAGCGATTGAATCATTGTTACACAAGACCAATTTATTTGCCATTCCAATTCATATCTTCCAAAAGCTTGTACTCACTCTTGAATAGACACCCCAATAAACAGAGCGAGGGCGTATTCTGATATGAACACGCAATTGCAAAACAAAAtccagaaataaaaaatattaacctACAACAATGTTTACATCAAGGAATTAAAGCTACGAGGCACCATAGTTTTTTATTGCTGATGGCGGCTTATGGCGGTGAGCCAAAAATCAGCCATGCTTTCCGGAAAATGGAGGATTACCTAAAAAAAACATGTGTATGCACAtaaaaaaatgcagaaaaattgCAAAGGTAACAAATTATAAAATCTAATCAATTTGCGCAATTTTCTAATAATAAGGAATCCAATTAATTAATTCAGCCAATGCAATagcaaattcaataaataaacataacattaaGCCATAACACACCGTCAAAGAGAAGATATAGAACTTACAAACTAACAACTCAAAAGAAACACCAAAGCCCTTGTCTCATCATGTTTTTAAACCAACAAATGAGGAGGTTTATAATTTATAGTTTTATACCACTGAACCTATGTAAAAAAAGGCTGGGAACATTGGAACAGAAACTAAGTTACGGACCAGAGAGAAAGGGGACCGTGGCTTGCAGCTGCGGTGAGGAACGGCGGCGAGCAGCGACGGCTTGCAGTGGCGAGCAGCGGCTTTGGCAGAAGGCTgagagaacacaacagaaaatGGCAGAGAGGGAAGACGGAGAGGAGGACCTGGAGCAGGACGGTGGTGCCTGGCGCGCCGCCAACGGTTCTTCCGGCAGCAGTGCAGGGCAGAGCAGAGAGGGAGACAAAGAAGAGAGTTTTGGCAAGTCAATGAGCTATGATGTCCATCTTTTTGGCATTGTTACATTTGTGGTaccaatttattattattatgaaaaattttcGATGAACAAGTTTCtttaatattacttttttttaataatgaatttttaaaaaattaacatggaaatttttgaaaaaacaaaaaaaatttgtaataaataacagaaaaaaaaaaaagaaaaaacctgtGAAGGGAAAAAATACGAGGAACAAAAAGAGAACGAGAAAGTTGAGACATAAGTTATGTTATCATCTTATAAGTGGTGTCTGTGAGTAGCTCCGAAAATCAATTGGATACGAGTCTACGACATCCTttagtccttttttttttttttttttccaaaagatagtaggttatatttcattaattattgaaaaatgaaatacaaagatgTTCAAAAGTAGGACAGCATAATGAAAGATGGGGATTTCCCAAAAACACTACACTGAAAGTATTCATCCAACGGTGCGTGgtcgaaaaacgaaaaaaatcttaaaaaagaaagaatgataaatcaaattggaTGCAATTAAGAGCTTGCCTCATGGAGATGACGACCTAAACCGGGAGTTTTTTGGATTTTacggagcaacttgacagagcttCCTAGAATGGTAGACGGCATTGAAGTAGAACCTTAAAAAATCAACTGAttgcgagctttccagcagttccagcaaatgatggcaagcaattgaggattacggtcagcattcttcaacgggttaagcatctctgttgatgcaatccaccatgtccaaaagtcgttaggactctgagggggaagacagtcacgaagataactctgagaccatacatctttaattctagagcaatcgatcaaacaatgagtgactgtttcggttgcttcatgacagcatgggcatattggtgatatagatgggatgcggtgatgaatctgagcaagcactGGGAGTCAGCCATGGAGAActttccagataaatagcttaattttgtgaggcaagttcaacttccataaatcaatccacggctttttctgttgcatataattagggcaaagctccagaggcggatggtaaaataaatagccaattctgtaacctgaagctgtatcatattgtttggatttgttcaaattccattgcaatttgtccctactctgctgaattttaactgacaaaatcttgtttgcaacgtcttggggaaataattcttgaataagattctgattccaattcctatcttcagtaattagatctttaactcttggaaccaaCTCAGAAATAGCTTGTCTATTTGGTatgtcagaaatcattaaaggatacggaggagaaaggatcctcaaaggttcggATATTCTCTCCAGTACCCACAACccaattaagacctttttcaacaatctttcggccttccagtatgctcctccatccccaagaaggtaagactccaatttctgccgttatggcattaccattgctaaagtatttacctcttaggattttggataataaggaagtaggctgtgttacaagtcgccaaaactgtttgcctaaaagcgccagattttggattctgagatctttaaatccaaggcctccttcttttcgtgggcgagtcatagtgtcccagataatccaagccatccgcctttcagaacctttttgtccccaccagaactgagaaagtagagagtgaattttCGAGATTAAACCATCAGAAAACTTGAAGCAAGACAATatataaataggaatagcttctcccactgccttaagcaatacgtgtctaccacctgacgatagaagattgcgcttccatccttggattcttttccgaaccttttctttgatcatactaaaataagcctttttcgatttagagactgtagaaggcaaaccaaggtatttatcctgagctccaatatgattaatattcagagttagccagtagtgtacgagtagtggagggagtgttgtggctaaagaatacagcagatttattaagatttaccctctggccactgatgctttcataagaattcaataaatgcaggatatttgaacatgcttcaggattagccttacagaataagatggaatcatcagcaaagaggaggtggttgaccttgggacatcgcctatgtatctgaagaccctcaattagtctgttttgttctgccttgtgtagcaagaaggagagaccttctgcacagaaaagaaaaagatagggagatagaggatctccttgtcgaatacctctatttggtttgaagaaaccataaggttgtccttccacaataacagaataagaaacagttgtcactaattctcgaatccacatgattcaccgggagtcaaaaccaaacttctccaatataaaccaaagaaagtgccattccaccctatcatatgccttactcatatctaatAGTCTGTTAGAttaatagtttaaaaatttaacttaTTTAATGGAGTTTAATTCAGATAattgaattataataaaataatatataaaattaaaaattcaatatcaTCAATTTTGTCTAACTTTATTCTTAATCTGTATTTTtgtgataaattttaaaataatatatattatcatttattaatatataaaattattttaaatattttatataattaaaaagacattaaaaaaataattaaaatatataatttatattttagtataaataaaatattaaaatattattaaaatttattaaaaaatactttatattctatatatttattgtatttgtatcccatattttataaaaaattaaaatttgtgtatTCTGTGTCGTGTCATGTCGTGTCGCGTATATACGTCATTGTCCCTGCTTcataaattatattacaatataatCAATGAAAAGAAAAGTATGATTTTTATGCCATTTGAAATGCTAAGACTAATCAATGAATGATAAATTTGAGCAAATAGTGAGTTTCAAGACACAATTTAAAATCACTATCCCGAAAGAAAAAAGTATTTTAGACAAAAGATtcacaaaaacaataaaaacataaaaatgtcactattagggctggaagtgagtcaagtcaGCTCATGAGTCAGCTCGAGCTCGATTtgttaatagctcgataagctgAACTCGTGAGttggtgagccgagcttgagtttagaattgagctcataaaataaatgagtcgagcttgagtttggataagctcagctcattagctcgtgagttgGCTcgattatctatatatatatatatatatatatatttaatattatatatatacacgtatgaaatagtaatatatatattaatcttaattatttaaaattttatatttaatttttatatataattttgatgtaggacataaataaaaaatttataatttattgaaaagATAGAGAATATAtcaaattgatctttttaaatattttttaaaatatataagttataatttatcaagatagaattatagattatgtttctattatttaagccagctcgtgagctcgaGTCAACTCGTGAGTTTTCGGCGAGCCAAGCTTGAGTTTAAAAAATAGACTCGATTATTAATGAGTCCAACCGTGATCCAAGCTTAATTTTCGTAAACCGAGTTTGAGCTTAATCTCGGCTCAACTCGACTCATTTTCGGCCGTAGTCACCATGGTCAGGCATATTATGCTTAAAAGTTAAACCTTAAAAATCATCACCAAATGTCTCACAAAGGACATAAAAGtcttaaaaaacaataaatatcaaaCATAgaagtaataataatattatttgtcaTATTAAAATCACATATTTCACCgtaatatttctatttttattttatcaataaaaaaagtaaaaacctatttttaaaaaattataaattaataataaataaaatttaaacggATACATATTTTGTCATTTACATGAAAAAAAAGTGTCATACAGCCATACCATCACAGtagtagattttattttttttttaacattgaaCCACTAGCCACTAGGGATGAATTCCCTAAAAATAATCCAGGTTTTGCTTATACGTTTTATGGATTTTGTAATTCGATAGTAACGTTTTATccatcttaaatttttaaaatttttaaaaaatgtttaaaattttaaattcctaaaaataacgtttaatatttttataattaaaaaatattttatttctatatgttgttaaaattttttttacgaTATGTCAGTGACAAATTGTGCTGCTATTAtagtattataaaatattaaaatatcaaatattcttatattttacacaaaattatcaatatatgaaaattttagtCCAAtactagtatttttaaatttaaaaaataaaaaataaaaaaatcatatacaatTATCTacacataaataataatttaattaaatgaattaaattatttaataatttttaattattaactttacagtaaataaaaaaattactcagATGAATCATGAAAATtatgttgtgaaataaataaataaagaagagataatatatatataaaataaaaaagtataattagataattttagTAGTAATATTTACtataattactattttaatataataaaaataatttatatatatatatatatggacggATCCAAAAAGTTTAATATGGAGGGGCgaattttagataaattttttttattccataaaaataattaacatataattattagagttagtttttcaaaatatttatcaatatatataattataagatttttttataattttatttttaatatgatagttacataaaaaaatataacaatatcaatagtacattataaaattataaagtaccaataatttatagcgtgtttagttaaaaattatcacatatcttattaattaaaattaatttttcaaaaatttataaaaatttgaaaataaatgataaattattaattatttgaaagacaCAATACCTTTATAGAATATaagatataagatatttttataaaagtttttctttcaacaacgtaaatttagaataaaaataagtattttttataagaaaagaatatttaaagtatataatgattaccaaaatataactatgtaaattattattaatataataatataaattttaaaaatgttaatataaaataaataaatgatttttttaaataaatatagagattattatataaaaactaatttgaaagttacaaagacttgagggtataatattaaattagttaagtgaaaaatattagtgaattaaacaattaaaacataaatctatcacataataaaaaataatacatataaaaatattaaattatacatatctcatatataaatatagtttctaaaaatttggggggggggcggggcggggcgaggCCAATACTCGCCCCCCTCTAGGTTcgtccctatatatatatatatagtaaagtgTATAAAAGAGAGAAGGTATTTTGAAAGTATAAAGAGAGAGGAAACTATTTTGTTATTGCTTGTGTATATTCTTTTTGCCCCGTACATGTTTTTATAGGCATACAAAACTTGCTTTTCAAACCTCATTAATTTTCTTCAACATAAAAATTTGTTACTCTCAACATAGGAAAATTGAATTGCTCATTAATGGACATGCATTCTTATCCATCCTCCTCATAACACTCTCCCTTGAATGTCCATTTATGATTATGtttcattaaaaccttactaaagaaaaacctaacggaaaaaaattttagtgaaagaaaaagagtacaaaatcctttgtgatggagactgcctcattaaaaaccttgtcaagaaaaatccaattggaaaaaacctgaccaagaaaaaaaaagagtacagtctccccctcttgtcgacatcatttaatgtctcgaaattggtgcatcccaatctcatgtaccaatttttcaaaaGAGGATTTCGAGAGTGACTTTGTTAATAAATCTGCTAGATTatcacttgaacggatctgttggacatcaattgtccctttgattttgaagatcatgagtgaagaagaatttgggagaaatatgctttgttctatcacctttgatgtatccacccttaagttgggcaatgcatgctgtattatcctcaaataggacagttggagctatcttataaTCAATCAGTCtacatgatgatagaatatattggatcaaactcttgagccaaaaatactcgcgacttgcttcatatattgctagtatttcagcatgattagaggaggttgccactatcgtctgttttgtggatctccatgatatagctgtaccaccatatgtgaacaggtatcctattTGAGACCTCCCTTtttgtggatcagacaagtatcctgcatctgcatagccaactagttgtgacttagatccatagggataaaacaatcccatatcaaccattccatgaagatatcgaaagatttgtttgattccactccaatgttttctggttggagaggaactatatcctgctagtaaattcacagcaaatgatatattaggtcgtgtattattagcaagatacattagcgctccaatagcactaagatatggtacttcaagaccaaggatatcttcattctcttctttaggacggtattgatccttttccacatccaaagatcttacgatcattggggcactcaagggatgtgacttatccatataaaatctcttcaagatcttttttgtgtatgttgtttgatggaTAAAgatccattttttgtatgctcgatctgcaggccgacacaaaatttagtcttttcaagatcttttatctcaaactcttcttttagagcttttatagttgttggaatctcttcaggagttccaatgatatttaaatcatcaacgtacacagcaattataatgaatccagatgcagatttttttatgaaaacacatgggcagatatcatcattcttaaattcGTTTTTggtcagatactcagtaagaggattataccacattcgtccagattgctttagaccatataaagatctttgtaatttaactgagtataacctctgtgaatattcattggatggtttagatatctttagtccgtcagggactttcatatagatatcacgatctaatgatccgtataaataggctattaccacatccattaaatgcatatgtggtttatgatatgcggataaactgaccaaataacgcaatgttatcgcatccactacaggagaatacgtgaaggttgtagaaggtttagagaaggggggttgaatctatgaccttctttaaGTTAATGAAATAACCCTTTTAAAACAATCCTGCaatctgaatctgtttgaactcagcagtgaaaaatttatgagataatttaattttatctcataaatatcagaaaacagaacagagcaaggaagagagaagctgacaccatcatgtatcctggttcggttgcctttgTGCAATgtaacctacgtccagtctccatcacaacagtggtggaatttccgctatagttaaagtattacatacaccaattttacaggattgacacaatcctttcacactcaaattctaacctaacttgacttggttatgctaatacctaactattcactcttagtgctcacccaactaagaaagggatacctcataggtacaagatacaagacacaaacttaacctaaagaaatcagaaataactctaggcttttcactcatgtatatctctctgccttttttctcttaggctctttcaatgactctctcattcagccttttacctcaagaaattacagaaagataaacattgaaaagtaaattacaatatgcaaaacatgaaggagattgactcttcaacagcctctttgctatgtgttaaaccagatttgctagcctctgattcagttcttcattctggcggaatgctcctttgactaggaagcactgtccaagtagatgaacctcttcaaagagctcttctcagaacatacacctcaagaacactggttatctctccttggctTCTGAATGGTGAACCaacttcttttgtatctccttgcatgttgctgagttGCTCTCTCCTAGGTCAACTCTCGAGCTTTGTGCTTCATCAAATCACCAactcactttttctttttaatcctcAAAGTAGGAACTTTGGTTCTGACCTTCTCTTGTTGACCAAAAGCCACATAACAGCAGAAACAGATATcttcaatggtaaacccagatcttggccattgaaaaacaacttggtccccaagacacacttgtgaccgtagatgcaCAGCAGTAAAGAGCAGAGATAATCTTTCTCATGTAATTCAGAATGGATAGGCAGAacgttgaagatgaagagaagaagatatgatgcatgtataagaaaataaaatcaccTTTTAGCTTCTGACTTCTTAATGCAGTTTGCTGTG harbors:
- the LOC112741906 gene encoding uncharacterized protein: MESTSSRINVPNTKPFSTRLLFDRRYGWVIDEWKDPSEEALDGGRGMFCVFPLVKALVQKVSQSINLAATSAMKVSEQQQLFPHQMLQHALDDGVHDLMSSLKNAGYKGFILNNNSQPRVSSNSTQQDTASNE